In the genome of Amaranthus tricolor cultivar Red isolate AtriRed21 chromosome 15, ASM2621246v1, whole genome shotgun sequence, one region contains:
- the LOC130800695 gene encoding uncharacterized protein LOC130800695 encodes MIREKGIVRFLFQFRQYRYFTNAEQRTIKVLQPQNKHKKQIIIEEEQCSTKGEDDNKPRELQEGTFTWMHLDLLDTYGMSKAFNLDDFKQHECNAELRTILFKEGGNDPNMDSPQVKISQAKTNQGGYMAEQPTDWMLTDLPADLADLDVTIQEGQSQARPNMSIQAWQSQEESMRNLTATLKPDKDMHSGQQTTEQPSDDQPTLRTIERLVSCTYQHGNSSDGIFGHGRKSQDSEIAQRALTEPRRLTPRSCARLIFDNG; translated from the exons ATGATCAGAGAGAAAGGTATAGTGCGATTTTTGTTTCAATTTCGCCAATACAG GTACTTTACAAATGCTGAACAAAGGACTATAAAGGTGTTGCAACCacaaaacaaacacaaaaaGCAAATCATAATAGAAGAGGAACAGTGCAGTACCAAAGGAGAAGATGACAACAAGCCACGGGAACTGCAAGAAGGGACTTTTACTTGGATGCATTTGGACCTCCTGGACACCTATGGTATGTCAAAGGCTTTCAACTTAGATGACTTCAAACAACATGAGTGCAacgcagaattgaggacaattctgttTAAAGAAGGAGGGAATGATCCAAATATGGATAGCCCACAAGTCAAGATAAGCCAAGCCAAGACAAACCAAGGAGGATACATGGCTGAGCAACCTACTGATTGGATGCTCACTGACTTACCCGCTGACCTTGCTGATTTGGACGTGACAATTCAGGAAGGACAGTCCCAAGCTAGACCAAACATGAGTATCCAAGCATGGCAAAGCCAAGAGGAATCAATGAGAAACCTCACAGCAACACTCAAGCCAGACAAAGACATGCATTCTGGTCAGCAGACCACAGAGCAGCCATCTGacgaccagcctaccttgcgcACAATAGAACGCCTGGTCTCGTGCACATATCAACATGGAAACTCAAGTGATGGCATCTTTGGACATGGAAGAAAAAGCCAAGACTCAGAAATAGCACAGAGAGCCCTCACAGAGCCCAGAAGATTAACGCCAAGGTCGTGTGCTCGCCTGATATTTGATAATGGCTGA